In one Rhea pennata isolate bPtePen1 chromosome 17, bPtePen1.pri, whole genome shotgun sequence genomic region, the following are encoded:
- the SLC35E4 gene encoding solute carrier family 35 member E4 — protein MTSGAGSRPLRPCKPDAGQEGRRQPPRPSSRRALPLVFTIFVWLGTGTTMASLNKWIFAIHNFRYPLLLSSLHMLSAVAVGYPLARLRGRRLPGPGPAARPRARIYLLSLTFCTSVAFGNLGLNYVQLDVAQVVYTTTPLFTLVLSALLLGRRHHPLQYAAMGPVCAGAACSIVSEVRFHQAGCCFLFAATFLRGLKSIQQSLLLQEDRLDAISLLCLTSLPSFCILFSAAMALEVGPAWAGVLRYDSTLWGYVLLSCLGSVLYNLASFCVISLTSALTIHVLGNFNVVGNLVLSRLLFGSHLSGLSYVGIGLTLAGMFMYHHPDLIAARWASWQGQAQGKWE, from the exons ATGACCTCCGGTGCCGGCAGCCGGCCCCTCCGGCCCTGCAAGCCGGACGCGGGCCAGGAGGGGAggcggcagccgccgcggccgtCGTcccggcgggcgctgcccctTGTCTTCACCATCTTCGTCTGGCTGGGCACTGGCACCACCATGGCCAGCCTCAACAAGTGGATCTTCGCCATCCACAATTTCCGCTACCCGTTGCTGCTCTCTTCCCTGCACATGCTCTCAGCGGTGGCTGTGGGCTACCCGCTGGCGAGGCTGCGGGGCCGTCGGCTGCCGGGGCCTGGCCCGGCCGCCCGGCCTCGTGCCCGGATCTACCTGCTCAGCCTGACCTTCTGCACCAGTGTGGCGTTCGGCAACCTGGGCCTCAACTACGTGCAGCTGGATGTGGCGCAGGTGGTGTACACCACCACGCCACTCTTCACCCTGGTGCTCTcagcgctgctgctgggccGCCGCCACCACCCGCTGCAGTATGCTGCCATGGGCCCCGTCTGTGCCGGGGCGGCCTGCAGCATCGTCAGCGAGGTCCGCTTTCACCAGGCcggctgctgcttcctcttcgCCGCCACCTTCCTCCGCGGGCTCAAGTCCATCCAGCAGA gtctgctgctgcaggaggacagGCTGGATGCCATCTCCTTGCTCTGCCTCACCTCCTTGCCCAGCTTTTGCATCCTGTTCAGTGCGGCCATGGCTCTGGAGGTGGGCCCTGCCTGGGCAGGCGTCCTGCGATATGACAGCACCCTCTGGGGCTACGTCCTGCTCAGCTGCCTCGGCTCTGTCCTCTACAACCTGGCCAGCTTCTGTGTCATCTCCCTGACATCAGCCCTCACCATTCATGTCCTGGGCAACTTCAACGTCGTGGGCAACCTGGTGCTGTCCCGGCTGCTCTTTGGCAGCCACCTGAGTGGGCTCAGCTACGTGGGCATCGGGCTCACACTGGCTGGGATGTTCATGTATCACCACCCTGACTTGATTGCTGCTCGTTGGGCATCATGGCAGGGCCAGGCCCAGGGCAAATGGGAATAG
- the TCN2 gene encoding transcobalamin-2 codes for MWRLLVLLQAAVLPVQLCEVPEAVAEQAHNVSAWLLGLAKDPARKANPSVFVALRLADDHNPALEAQYLARLKDAFQGTHGTSSQAASWPKQPLHWHSAAHHSRASGSHSRHRSTAGTVRKRVRPNTGRLALYILGLRAACQPPAAGVEDHLLTRLKYALEKDWTGSQRHGHPLTNYYQYGLGILALCVQRKQVKEEVIHRLLAAQQQGRFGHGDGHAVDTEAMAGLAFACLDQAKLVHSTLALELQEAVRNVQGKLLQVQDRDGFFGNVFSTPLAMQLFIATNTCESEPEYSWARTALLQNLDAFTNPMAISQLLPALYGRSYLDIASMHCQGERGMLQPISPKEQPMGQENIVVRLVVECPKRLCHHHVLYNQSMSVPAGSSLLDVLQVASKQGHHAFTFKTQDSLYGPFLTVVMKVEAKWQERRYWQLLSAPGTSLQMGMADYKPHDGETLILRLSKW; via the exons ATGTGGCGGCTCCTGGTCCTCCTGCAGGCTGCTGTCCTGCCTGTCCAGCTGTGCG AGGTGCCAGAGGCAGTGGCGGAGCAGGCACACAACGTCAGCGCCTGGCTCCTGGGCCTGGCCAAGGACCCGGCGCGGAAGGCCAACCCCAGCGTCTTCGTGGCCCTTCGCCTTGCTGATGACCACAACCCGGCCTTGGAGGCACAGTACTTGGCGAGGCTGAAGGATGCCTTCCAGGGCACCCATGGCAC GAGCTCGCAGGCGGCCAGCTGGCCCAAGCAGCCCCTTCACTGGCACTCTGCGGCACACCACAGCCGAGCATCTGGCTCCCACAGCCGCCACAG GAGCACTGCAGGGACGGTGAGGAAGAGGGTCCGGCCCAACACGGGGCGCCTGGCACTGTACATACTGGGGCTGCGGGCTGCCTGCCAGCCCCCAGCTGCCGGCGTCGAGGACCACCTGCTCACCCGGCTCAAGTACGCCCTGGAGAAGGACTGGACGG GCTCCCAGCGGCATGGCCATCCCCTCACCAATTACTACCAGTACGGCCTGGGCATCTTGGCTCTGTGCGTGCAACGCAAGCAGGTCAAGGAGGAGGTGATTCACAGGCTCCTGGCggcccagcagcagggcaggttTGGGCACGGCGATGGGCATGCTGTGG ACACGGAGGCCATGGCGGGACTGGCCTTCGCCTGCCTGGACCAGGCGAAGCTTGTCCACAGCACGCTGGCCttggagctgcaggaggctgtgcggaatgtgcaagggaagctgctCCAGGTGCAGGACCGTGATGGCTTCTTCGGCAATGTCTTCAGCACCCCCTTGGCCATGCAG ctctTCATTGCCACCAACACGTGCGAATCGGAGCCAGAGTACAGCTGGGCCAGGACCGCCCTGCTGCAGAACCTGGACGCCTTCACCAACCCCATGGCCATatcccagctgctgcctgcactgtATGGCCGCAGTTACCTGGACATCGCCTCCATGCACTGCCAGGGGGAAAGAG GCATGCTGCAGCCCATCTCCCCCAAAGAGCAGCCCATGGGGCAGGAGAATATCGTCGTGCGGCTCGTGGTGGAGTGCCCCAAGCGGCTGTGCCACCATCATGTGCTCTACAACCAGTCCATGTCTGTGCCCGCTGGTTCCTCCCTCCTGGATGTGCTGCAGGTGGCCTCGAAGCAGGGACACCATGCCTTCAC GTTTAAAACTCAGGACAGCCTCTATGGCCCCTTTTTAACGGTGGTGATGAAAGTGGAAGCCAAGTGGCAAGAGCGGAGGTACTGGCAGCTTCTCTCGGCGCCTGGCACCAGCCTGCAGATGG GTATGGCCGACTACAAGCCTCATGACGGGGAGACCCTCATCCTGCGGCTGAGCAAGTGGTAG